Genomic DNA from Actinomycetes bacterium:
CCATGACCTCCTCGATGACGGGGACGCTCCAGTAGTCATGCTTGGACTTCACCGCGAGGTACTGCTGCTTGGCGTCGCGGTGGCAGCGCATCCCCATGAGCCCGTGACCGCCAGGCGAGTAGTCGGTGCGCTTCCTTCTGTGCTACGGCTCGGGGTCGCCGGGGCGGGTGCGGCCCCGCATCTTGTCGGCGATCCAGGTGCCGGCGCTGTTGCCGCCCTGGGCGAGGTCGCGGAGCAGCTTGACCAGCGGGTCGTTGGAGGCGTCGAAGGAGTCCCGGTAGGAGCGGACCGCCGCCTTGACCTCGTCGGAGAGGGAGACGCCGGGGTCGTCGGCGCGCCGCGGGTAGGTGCCGGCCAGGATGCGCTCGTAGGCGCCCGACTCGACCCAGCGCCTGAGCTCCAGCGCGCGCAGGACCGAGAACGGGTGGGTGGTGTCGAGCAGGTTGAGGATGCGGATCACCCCGTCGCGGGCATCGCCCGCCGACTGGTACTCCTCGGCCTGCTCGAGGAAGGCGACCAGGTCCATCTCGGCGACCCGGGCACCCCCGGCCGTCTTCATGTGCACCCGCATGGCCGCGCCCGGATCCTGGCCGGCCAGCAGGCCGGCCCGGTCGCAGGAGATCTCGGTCTTGCGGTACCACTCCTTCAGCGCCTCCACGATCGCGCGAAGGCCGACTGCGCCGAACGGCACCCAGCCGGCAACGCCCGACAACCGCATGAGCGTGAACAGCACCGAGCTGTAGACGGCGTGGCCCGAGAGCACGTGGCCCAGCTCGTGGCCGACGACGACTCGCAGCTCCTCGTCGTCGAGCAGGTCGAGCAGCCCGGTGGAGAGCACCACGAACGGCCGGTCCAGGCCGATCGTCATCGCGCTCACCCTAGGCTCCTGGACCACGTAGACCTCGGGCGCCTCGCGCAGGTCGACGACGCCGGCCGAATCGACCAGAAGGCGGTGGACGGTGGGGAACTGGCGCTCGCTCACCCGCACGGCCGAGGCGAGGTGGAGCAGACGCAGCCGCCGCTCGCTGAACACGCCTGCCATGGTGCGCAGCAGCGAGTCGAAGCCGGGCACCGCGCGCAGCGCGACCAGGGCGGCCCGGTCAGCCGGGTGCTCCCAGGCCCGCGAGCTGATCCCGGGGAAGGTCGCGCGGACCCGGTCGGGCAGCTGGCGCTCGGGGCCGTCCGCGGGGGTCATGGGTGCCTCCTGGGCTCGACAGCGCGGTCGGACGGTCCGACCGCGGCGGGGCGTGCCGCGGTTCGATCCTACCCAGGTCCTGCCCTCAGGGTCCTTCTCGGAGCCCCAGACCCTGCCCTCAGGGCCCTTCGGAGCCCCAGGTCCCGGCCTCAGGGCCCCTTCGGAGCCCCAGATCCCGGCCTCAGGGCCCTTCGGAGCCCCAGATCCCGCCCTCAGGGCCCTTCGGAGCGGGGTTCCTCCCGCCTCGTCGCCTTACCGCTCGCGCACGTAGGCGCCGGGGGCGTCGGCCATCGATGGGTGGGCGTCGCTGCCCATCGGGGGAGGCTTCTTGCGCTGCCCGCCCTGGCGCTTGGCCCAGTCGGCCCAGTCCTGCCACCAGGAGCCTTGCTGCTCGCGCGCGGAGGCGAGCCATGCGTCGGGGTCGGGTGGGGTGGGGTCGCCGGTCCAGTAGCGCGCCTTCGGGCTCGGGGGGTTGACGATCCCGGCGATGTGGCCGGACGAGCTGAGCACGAAGCGGGTGTTGCCCTTGACCAGCTGGGTGGTCTTGTACGACGACGTCCATGGGGTGATGTGGTCGGTCTGGGCGCCGACGAGATAAAGGTCGGCGGTGATCGCGTCGAGGTCGAGCCGGACGCCGGCGAGCTCCATCTGGTTGCGGGCGAGCTGGTTTTCCATGTAGCAGGTCCGCAGGTAGAACGAGTGCATGGCGGCCGGCATGCGGGTCGAGTCGGCGTTCCAGGCGAGGATGTCGAAGGCCGGTGGGTCGTCGCCGAGCAGCCAGTTGCTGACCACGTAGTTCCAGAGGAGGTCGTTGGCGCGCAGCAGGTCGAAGGTGGTGGCCATCTCGCGGCCCTCGAGGTAGCCGCGGCGGGCCATCTTGCGTTCGAGGCGCTCGACCGAGGCCTGGTCGGTGAACGCGCCCAGCACGCCGGGCTCGGAGAAGTCGACCAGCGTGTTGAGCAGGGTCGCCGAGCGCACCCGCTGGTCGCCGGTGGCCTCGAGGTAGGCAAGCAGCATGGTCGTGAGCGTCCCACCTAGGCACAGCCCGACGATGTTGACCTGCGGTGCGCCGGTGATGTCGCCGATGACGTCGAGTGCGAAGCGCGGTCCCTCGAGCAGGTAGTCGTCGAGCTTGACGTCGCGCATGGACGCGTCGGGGTTGCGGTAGCTGATCGCGAAGACCGTGTGGCCGTGGTCGACCGCCCACTGGACGAAGCTGCGGCCGGGCGCGAGGTCCATCACGTAGTACTTGTTGATCCAGGGTGGGCTTGCCAGCAGCGGCGTCTCGTAGGTGGTGCGGGTCGTCGGGGCGTACTGGATCAGCTCCATGAGCCGGTTGCGGAACACGACCTTGCCCTTGGTCGCGGCCAGGTTCACCCCGAGCTCGAACGGGGAGGTGTCGACCTGCCGGGGCCGGCCCTGGTTGGTGGCCAGGTCGTCGAGGAAGTGGCCGAGCCCGCGGACCAGGCTCCGGCCGCCGGTGTCGAAGGCTCGCTTGAGCGCGGCCGGGTTGGTGGCCAGGAAGTTCGTCGGGGCGAGCGCGTCCACCAGGAGCTGCACGGCAAGGTCGGCCTTGTCGCGCCAGCGCTCGTCCATCTCGGCGGCGCCGACGAGCTCCTGGGCGAGCCGGGCCGACGCGAGGTAGCCCTGGAGGACGCCGAAGAACCACGGGTTGTCGGTCCAGGCCGGGTCGGCGAAGCGACGGTCCCGGGCCGGCGGTGGGAGCGGCGGCTCGGTGCGGGCGCCGAACGCCCGGGCCCAGGCGACCGTACCGGCCGTAGCGAGCCGGGTCGCGTAGCGGGTGCCGGCCAGCGTGGCCTTGGCCGGATGGCGGGCCAGTCCCAGGCCGATCTCGGCCAGGGCCCGCCCGAACGAGACCGGGTCGAGGCCAGCGACGAGGTCCGCCTCGGGTCCAAGGGCTTCGGCTGCCTGCGCGGCCGAGACGACCGCCTCGTGCTGGTCCATCGTTCACCTCGAGCTGCGAGCTGACCGTCTGCCGGGGTCGTGACATGACGACGGCTGGGTCGTGACATGACGACGATGGTGATCGTGACATGACGACGATGGTGATCGTGACATGAAAACGACGGTGATCGTGACATGACGACGGTGATCACGATCCCAAGCAGGCGCGTAGTACGTCAATAGCCGCCGGCGACTTGAGAGCCGTCCGGTTGACGTTGCCGCTCTCCGCTAACTATCCTGAGCAACGTTTGCTCTCCCGCACACCAGCCCCTGCAGCCTGTCGCCATGAATGATCCCTGGTCGCCATGAACGATCCCTGGAAAGCCCAGATGGAGGCGCTCGGCGCCTTCATCAGGACCCAGCGCAAGCTCGCCGACCTGTCGCTGCGCGAGCTCGCCGAGATGACCGACGTCTCCAACCCGTATCTCAGCCAGCTCGAACGGGGCCTGCATCAGCCGTCGGTCCGGGTGCTCAAGTCGATCGCAGCGGCCCTGAACGTCTCCGCCGAGACGCTGCTGGTGCAGGCGGGCCTGCTGGAGGGCGACGACGAGTCCGCAGACACAAACGCCGACCTCTCGGTCGAGGCGGCCATCCGCACCGACGCGCGCCTGTCCGACGACCAGAAGGAAGCGCTCATCAACCTCTACCGGACGATGGTGCGCGCTCGCCAGTGACCGGCGTCCGCATCGGGCGGTGGTGCGCGACCGCCAGTGACCGGCGTCCGCATCGGGCGACGGTGCGCGACCGCCACTGACCGGCGTCCTCGGTGCCCACCACGTCTCCTGGGTGTGCGCTGTGCAACCGCTTGAGATAGCAAGTGCTTGCTTGACATAGTGTAACTTGCAAAGTATAGTTCCCACATCTGGAGCGACCAGAGGGCGCTCCGCTCCTCGTAGGAGAGAAGGTCCCCATGGCAACCACCACCAAGAACACCGCCGACGCCCAGGCCCAGATCCTGGACGCAGTCCGCCAGAGCCAGGCTGCAGCCGTCGACGGCCTGCGCAGCTGGGCCGAGACGGTGCAGCAGTTCGTGCCGGCGCAGAAGTCGTGGCCGCAGGCCGCCGACCAGCTCCCCACGCCCGGCGAGGTCGTGGACTCGGTGTTCGACTTTGCTTCCGAGTTCCTCACCGCCCAGCGCGAGTTCGCCCACAGCGTGCTCAGCGTGACCGCGCCGATCGTCGAGCGCAGCCGCCAAGAGGCCGAGAAGTCCGCACAGCAGGCGCAGAAGACAGCCAAGGGCGCCTGAGCGCGACCGGGACCCAAGGGCGCCTGAGCGCGACCGGGGACCGGTATCGCGTCCCGCGGAGGCTACCCAGGCCAACGGGTTCCTTCCGGACGCACCGGTCCTGCCGCGCACACCCTGCCGGCCACCTGCCAGCCCTGGGGCGAGAAGCGCGCGGCGCGGGCCTCCGGGCGCGCCCAGCCCTGCCGTCACACCTGCCAGCCCTGGGGCGCACGCTGTCCTCGCGGGGCGGACGCTGTCCTCGCGGTTGGAATTGGTGTTGTATGAGCCGCAGGAGAGTGGCATGCCGTGGCCTCCGGTCCGGCGGTGGTGGTGGGGAGAAGGGGAAACCCATGTCGGCGAGCGTCGGGCACGACAGCACCCCGCGGGTGCCGGTAGCGGCAGCTCCACCAGGGTCGGTGCGGGTGGAGCGCAGGACCTTCATGAGGTTGGCCGCGACCGCCGGCGCGGCGCTGGCGCTGCCGCAGCTCGCGGCCGCCTGCGGGTCCTCCGACGGTGGCGGCTCGGGGTCAGGGGGGGCCAAGGACGAGCTCAAGGTCGGCCTGCTGCTCGAGCTGTCCGGGGTGTACGCCGTCAACGGGCAGGACATGCGCAGCGGGTTCGAGCTCTACCTGGCAGAGCACGGCGGCCAGCTCGGCGGGCGCAAGGTCAACCTGATCGTCGAGGACATCGGCGGGGACCCGTCGGTCGGGGTGCAGAAGGCGACCAAGCTGCTGCGCCAGGAGGAGGTCGCGGTCGCGTCGGGGATCGTGACCTCCTCGGTGGCCCTGGCCGTGCGCGACCTGTTCGACACCGGCAAGGTGCCGCTGATCATCTCCAACGCTGGCGCCAACGCGCTCACCCGCGAGAAGAAATCCAAGTACCTGTTCCGGACCTCGTTCTCGAACTGGCAGCCGAACTACTCCATGGGCCAGTGGGTGTACGACAACGTGGCCAAGGACGGCGTGTTCGCCGTCTCTCCCGACTATGTGGCCGGCCACGAGCAGACTGACGCCTTCAAGCAGGCCTACACCAAGGCGGGCGGGAAGCTCGCCGGCGAGGTCCACCCGCCGTTCGCGACCACCCAGGACTACCAGCCGTTCCTGTCCCAGATCGGCAAGGCCAACCCCAAGGCGGTCTACGCCTTCTTCTCCGGCGGGGAGGCGGTGACCTTCGTCAAGCAGTACGCCGAGTTCGGGCTGAAGGACAGCGTGCCGCTGGTCGGGCCCGGGTTCACGGTCGAGGGCGTGCTGAAGGCACAGGGCGACGCGGCGCTCGGGGTCCGCAGCGGGCTGCACTACACGATCCTGCTCGACAACCCGACCAACAAGCGGTTCGTCTCGGCCTACCGGCAGAAGTTCTCCAAGGACCCCACGGTCTTCTCCGTGCAGTCCTACGACGCGGCGCAGCTCATCGACCTGGCCCTCAAGAAGACCAGCGGCGAGACCGCGAACCAGGAGGCGTTCGCCGAGGCGCTCGCGTCGGTGGGGGAGATCGACAGCCCGCGCGGGAAGTTCCGCCTCGATGCCACCACCCACAACCCGGTCCAGTCGTTCTATGTCCGCGAGGTCAAGAAGGTCGGGGACGGGCTCGGCAACGTGAAGATCGGCGACCTGGGCGAGCTGGCCGACCCGGGTTAGGCGGAATGCCGCTGCATCTAGGAGTGCATCGTGCTCGTGGCCAGGGGAGACGCCGCATGTTGAGGCCCGTGTGCCCCGCAAGACAGTGGCACTGGGGCTAGGCGCGGGGTGCTGCACTGGCTCGATGCCAACTTCGTCAGCCTGCTCAACGGGGTGGCGGTCGGCATGCTGCTGTTCACCATGGCGGTTGGCCTCTCGCTGATCTTCGGGCTGATGGACGTGCTCAACCTGGCCCACGGCGCGGTGTTCATGCTCGGCAGCTACGTGGCGTTCCACTTGGTGGACGAGGGCCGCCGCTTCGTGCCGGCGCTGCTGGCGGCGGTGGTGCTCGGCGCGGGGCTCGGGGTCGGCATGGCCTTCGCGGTCCGGCCGCTGGTGCGGCGCGGCCCGCTCGACCAGGCCTTGCTGACCCTGGGCCTCGCCTTCGTCCTGTCCAACCTGGCCCTGGCCGTCTGGGGCACCGACTTCCACTCGGTGCGGCCACCCCCGTCGCTCGGCGGGAGCGTGGACCTGTTGGGGCACACCTACCCGGTCTACCGGCTCGCGATCATCGTGCTCGGGCTGGTGCTGGCCGCCGCGGTGCACCTGGTGGTGGAGCGCACCCGGCTCGGTGCAGTCATCCGGGCCGCGGTGGTCGACCGGGCTATGGTGTCGGCGCTCGGGATCAACGTCTCGCTGCTGCTGGTGGGCGTGTTCGCGGCCGGGGTCGTGCTGGCCGCGTTCGGCGGGGTGGTCGGGGCGCCGGTCCTGAACGTGCGGCCCGGGCTCGACTCGGAGGTGCTGATCCTCGCGCTGCTCGTGGTCGTGATCGGCGGGCTCGGCTCGCTGCGGGGGGCGTTCGTCGGCGCGCTGCTGATCGGCCAGGTCCAGGCGCTCGGCGTCGCGCTCCTGCCCCAGCAGTCGTCGTTCCTGCTGTTCGGGGCGATGGCTCTGATCCTGCTGGCCCGGCCGAGCGGCCTGTTCGGGGACGCGGCACGATGAGCACGCCCGAGAGCCGGCAGGCACCGGTGAGCCTCGCGGAGGGGCCCAGGCCCTCGCCGGCGGCGGGGAGCACGCCGCTCGGCGAGCGGCTGGCCTGGCCCCTCCGCGCCGCCACGGTCGCGCTGCTGGTCGCCGCGCCCTTCCTGCTCGGCGACTTCCGGCTCCTCCTGCTCGGGGACATCCTGGTCTACGGCCTGCTCGCGGCCAGCCTCGACCTGCTGGTCGGCTATACCGGCCTGCCCTCGCTCGGCCACGCCGCCTTCTTCGGCGTGGGCGGGTACGTGGCGGCCCTGGTCGCCAAGACCACCGTCAACGGGCCGGTGCAGCTCGCGGTCGCAGTCGCCGCCGCCGCCCTGGTCGCGCTCGGCACCGGCTGGCTCGCCGTCCGCACCCGCGGGGTCTACCTGCTCATGCTCACGCTGGCGTTCGCCCAGCTCCTGTACAGCCTGGCCCTCACGTGGACGCCGGTGACCGGAGGCGCCAACGGCCTGCCGGTCCCGCGGGTGTCGCTCTGGCCGGGCGACGACGGCTCGCTGCTCGCCAGCGACCAGGCCCTGTACTGGTACGTGCTCGCCGGCTTCCTCCTCGGCTACCTGGTGCTGCGGCTGGTCGTCGGGTCGCCGTTCGGACGCGCGCTCGCCGGCATGCGCGAGAACGAGGCGCGCATGCGCTCGCTCGGCTACTCGGTGGTCGGCTGCAAGCTGGCCGCGTTCTGCATCGCCGGCGCGGTCGGGGGCCTGGCCGGCGCCCTGTTCGTGCAGCACCAGCTGTTCATCTCGCCGTCCAACATCTCCTTCGAGCTGTCGGCGGTGTCGCTGGTGGTCGTGGTGATCGGCGGGGTCCGTACGCTGTACGGGCCGGTGCTGGGCGCCGCCGTGTTCGTGCTGGTGCGCGAGGAGCTGTCCTCGGTGCTCGCCGACCACTGGCAGCTCGGCCTCGGGGCCCTGTTCATCCTGGTCGTCTACCTGCTCCCCGGGGGCGTCGCCGGCCTCGGCCGCCGACTCGAGGGGTGGCGCCCGAGCGGTCGCCCCGCGACGGGGCCGGACCCGTGACCCCGGCGGGCGCACCGGGAGCCCCGGGTGACGGGGGTGGGGCGCCTGTGCTCGAGCTGCGGGAGGTGCGCAAGGACTACGGCTCGCTCAAGGCGGTCGCCGGGGTCTCGCTCACGGTCCGGGCGGGTGCTCGGCAGGCTATCATCGGACCGAACGGCGCCGGCAAGTCGACCCTGCTCGACCTGGTCTCCGGGACCACCAGGGCGAGCGGCGGCCGGGTCCTGGTCCACGGGGCCGACGTGACCGGGCTGGCCGAGCACCGGCGGGCCCGCCTCGGCATCGCCAAGACCTTCCAGCGCAGCAACCTGTTCGACGGCCTGCCCGCCGCCGACAACGTCAAGATCGCGGTGCAGCGCCGCACCGGAGTCGCCCGCCGCTGGCTCCGCCCGGCCAGCAACTTCACCGTGGTCGCGGCCCGCGCGGCCGAGCTGCTCGAGCTCGCGGGACTGGGCGGGCGGGCCGGGGTCGAGGCCGGTCAGCTCTCCCACGGCGAGCGCCGCCAGCTCGAGATGGCCATCGCGCTGGCCGTGGAGCCGGCACTGCTGCTGCTCGACGAGCCCACCGCAGGCATGTCACGGAGCGAGTCCGACGCGTTCGTCGGGCTGCTCGCGGCGCTCCCGGCCGCGCTCTCGGTGGTGCTGATCGAGCACGACCTGGACGTCGTGTTCGCCGTCGCGGGCACGATCACGGTCATGGCCGCCGGCGCGGTGATCGCCGAGGGGCTGCCCGCCGAGATCCGGGCCTCGCCCGAGGTGCAGCAGGCCTACCTCGGCGCGCACCGCGCCGCCGACCTGTTCGAGCGTGCCTGACGTGGACGGACCGGTAGGAGAAGCCCGGCCAGGCGGCCCGGACGGCCACGGGCCCGGAGTGCGTGCGGCCGGCGGCGGCAGCCCCGGGCCAGGCCCAGGGGGTCCCGGGCCAGGCGCAGGGAATCCCGGGCCAGGCGCAGGGAATCCCGGGCCAGGCGCATGGGACCCCGGGCCAGGCCCAGGGGACTCGGCCCCGCCGTCAGGCCCAGGGGACCCGGCCCCGCTGCTCGGGGTCCGCGGGCTGGAGGCCGGCTACGGCCGCAGCCGGGTGCTGCACGGCATCGACCTGGACGTACCCCACGGCCAGGTGGTCGCGCTGCTCGGCCGCAACGGGGTGGGCAAGACCACCACCGTCCACGCGATCATGGGCATGCTGCGGCCGAGCGCTGGCTCGATCCGGCTCGACGGGGTCGAGCTGGCCGGGCGGCCCGCCCACGCCGTGGCCCGGGCCGGGATCGCGCTCGTCCCCCAGGGGCGGCGGCGGGTGTTCGCCCCGCTCACGGTGGAGGAGAACCTCCGCATCGGCCTGCGCCCCGTCCAAGCCGGCTGGACCCTCGAACGTGTCTACGAGCTGCTGCCCCGGCTCGCCGAGCGCGCCCGCCACCGCGGGGACCAGCTCTCGGGCGGGGAGCAGCAGATGCTCGCCATCGGCCGCGCGCTGCTCCGCAACCCCCGCCTGCTCCTGCTCGACGAGCCGTCCGACGGGCTGGCTCCGGCCGTGGTCGAGCAGGTCACCCGGGTGCTCGCCGAGCTGGTCGCTGGCGGCCTCTCGGCCGTGCTGGTCGAGCAGAACCTCTGGGTCGCTCTGGAGCTGGCCGCGAGCGTCTGCGTCATGGCCAAGGGCCAGGTCGTCCACAGGTCCACCACGGCCGAGTTCCGCCGCGACCCCGACACCGCCCGGGCCCTGCTCGGGGTCGGCTGACCAGCGGCCGACGGCGGGTATTCCGGATGGGGGTTGTCCCGTGGCGTTCACGACTCACGCCTGCTGGTCGCGGCCGGGGGTGCTTCGAGGCCAAGGCCGACCGGGACGGTGTGCTCGCTGGATCGCCTGAGCGCTTGGAGCACGGTCGCCTGGTCGACCGCGTCGGTGCGACCGAACGACGGCTGCTCGCCGCCGGCGATGGCGGCCGAGATGGTGTCGAGCTCGATGCGGTAGACGTCGTGGTCGGGGTGCACGAGGCCGAACGAGCCGGCGGGGTCGACGGGCAGGCGCTCGCTGTCACCGTCGCGCTCCAGCTCGAGGTAGCCCCGGCGGCACAGCCACGGGTCGGGGATCGTGAGCTTGCCGCCGGTGCCGATCAGCTCGAGCTCGTCCCGCCGAGGCAGGTCCAGGCCCACGTCGAACTGGGCGAGCACGTGGTAGGGCATCCGCATGGTCGCCGACAGGCGGAGGTCGATCCCGGCGGCCCCGTCGCGGACCTGCTCGGCGTAGACCCGCTTGGGCTGGCCGGCGAACAGCCGGACCGCGCTGACGCAGTAGCAGCCGAGGTCCAGCAGCGCACCGCCGCCGAGCTCGGCCGAGCGCCTGATGTCCCGGGGGTCGACGCTGACGCTCAAGGCGGCCCGCACCGACGTCAGCCGGCCGAGCGCCCCCTCGGAGACCAGCTTCCGAGCGAGCGCGGTCTGCGGATGGTGCCGGTACATCAGCCCCTCCGCGCACAGCTTCCCGGCCGAGGCCGCGGCGTCGAAGCACCGCGCGGCGTCTTCGGCGCTGGTGGCGAACGGCTTCTCGCACAGGACGTGCTTGCCCGCCGCGAGCGACCTGACCGTCCACTGGGTGTGCATCGAGACCGGGAGCGCGACGTAGATCGCGTCGACCTCCTCGGAGGCGAGCAGCTCCTCGTAGGAGCCGAAGCTGGCGTCCAGCTCCAGCTCGTCGGCGAATCCTCTGGCGCGAGCGGCGTCCCGGCTTGCGACCGCCACGAACTCGGCAAGCTGCGCCTGGCGGGTCGCCTCGATCACGAGCCGACCGATGCTGGCCGTCGACAGCAGTCCCCAGCGAACCTTGGCCATCTCGCTCTGCCCGCCGCTCAGGTGAGGCGGGAGGCGGCGGTGCGGAGCGTCCCGGCCGCGTACCGCAGTCCCTCCATCTGGTCGAGCTCCTGGTCTTCGTGCTCGATGTTCACGGCCATGTCCGGGTCGATCTTCTGCAGCGTCTGGAGGAAGTCGGTCCAGAAGGCGACGTCGTGGCCGCGGCCGACGGCGACGAAGTCCCAGGAGGAGT
This window encodes:
- a CDS encoding helix-turn-helix transcriptional regulator; its protein translation is MNDPWKAQMEALGAFIRTQRKLADLSLRELAEMTDVSNPYLSQLERGLHQPSVRVLKSIAAALNVSAETLLVQAGLLEGDDESADTNADLSVEAAIRTDARLSDDQKEALINLYRTMVRARQ
- a CDS encoding ABC transporter substrate-binding protein, with translation MRLAATAGAALALPQLAAACGSSDGGGSGSGGAKDELKVGLLLELSGVYAVNGQDMRSGFELYLAEHGGQLGGRKVNLIVEDIGGDPSVGVQKATKLLRQEEVAVASGIVTSSVALAVRDLFDTGKVPLIISNAGANALTREKKSKYLFRTSFSNWQPNYSMGQWVYDNVAKDGVFAVSPDYVAGHEQTDAFKQAYTKAGGKLAGEVHPPFATTQDYQPFLSQIGKANPKAVYAFFSGGEAVTFVKQYAEFGLKDSVPLVGPGFTVEGVLKAQGDAALGVRSGLHYTILLDNPTNKRFVSAYRQKFSKDPTVFSVQSYDAAQLIDLALKKTSGETANQEAFAEALASVGEIDSPRGKFRLDATTHNPVQSFYVREVKKVGDGLGNVKIGDLGELADPG
- a CDS encoding ABC transporter ATP-binding protein; this translates as MLELREVRKDYGSLKAVAGVSLTVRAGARQAIIGPNGAGKSTLLDLVSGTTRASGGRVLVHGADVTGLAEHRRARLGIAKTFQRSNLFDGLPAADNVKIAVQRRTGVARRWLRPASNFTVVAARAAELLELAGLGGRAGVEAGQLSHGERRQLEMAIALAVEPALLLLDEPTAGMSRSESDAFVGLLAALPAALSVVLIEHDLDVVFAVAGTITVMAAGAVIAEGLPAEIRASPEVQQAYLGAHRAADLFERA
- a CDS encoding M48 family metallopeptidase, translated to MTPADGPERQLPDRVRATFPGISSRAWEHPADRAALVALRAVPGFDSLLRTMAGVFSERRLRLLHLASAVRVSERQFPTVHRLLVDSAGVVDLREAPEVYVVQEPRVSAMTIGLDRPFVVLSTGLLDLLDDEELRVVVGHELGHVLSGHAVYSSVLFTLMRLSGVAGWVPFGAVGLRAIVEALKEWYRKTEISCDRAGLLAGQDPGAAMRVHMKTAGGARVAEMDLVAFLEQAEEYQSAGDARDGVIRILNLLDTTHPFSVLRALELRRWVESGAYERILAGTYPRRADDPGVSLSDEVKAAVRSYRDSFDASNDPLVKLLRDLAQGGNSAGTWIADKMRGRTRPGDPEP
- a CDS encoding ATP-binding cassette domain-containing protein, which encodes MLHGIDLDVPHGQVVALLGRNGVGKTTTVHAIMGMLRPSAGSIRLDGVELAGRPAHAVARAGIALVPQGRRRVFAPLTVEENLRIGLRPVQAGWTLERVYELLPRLAERARHRGDQLSGGEQQMLAIGRALLRNPRLLLLDEPSDGLAPAVVEQVTRVLAELVAGGLSAVLVEQNLWVALELAASVCVMAKGQVVHRSTTAEFRRDPDTARALLGVG
- a CDS encoding branched-chain amino acid ABC transporter permease: MLHWLDANFVSLLNGVAVGMLLFTMAVGLSLIFGLMDVLNLAHGAVFMLGSYVAFHLVDEGRRFVPALLAAVVLGAGLGVGMAFAVRPLVRRGPLDQALLTLGLAFVLSNLALAVWGTDFHSVRPPPSLGGSVDLLGHTYPVYRLAIIVLGLVLAAAVHLVVERTRLGAVIRAAVVDRAMVSALGINVSLLLVGVFAAGVVLAAFGGVVGAPVLNVRPGLDSEVLILALLVVVIGGLGSLRGAFVGALLIGQVQALGVALLPQQSSFLLFGAMALILLARPSGLFGDAAR
- a CDS encoding Gfo/Idh/MocA family oxidoreductase: MAKVRWGLLSTASIGRLVIEATRQAQLAEFVAVASRDAARARGFADELELDASFGSYEELLASEEVDAIYVALPVSMHTQWTVRSLAAGKHVLCEKPFATSAEDAARCFDAAASAGKLCAEGLMYRHHPQTALARKLVSEGALGRLTSVRAALSVSVDPRDIRRSAELGGGALLDLGCYCVSAVRLFAGQPKRVYAEQVRDGAAGIDLRLSATMRMPYHVLAQFDVGLDLPRRDELELIGTGGKLTIPDPWLCRRGYLELERDGDSERLPVDPAGSFGLVHPDHDVYRIELDTISAAIAGGEQPSFGRTDAVDQATVLQALRRSSEHTVPVGLGLEAPPAATSRRES
- a CDS encoding alpha/beta fold hydrolase, which codes for MDQHEAVVSAAQAAEALGPEADLVAGLDPVSFGRALAEIGLGLARHPAKATLAGTRYATRLATAGTVAWARAFGARTEPPLPPPARDRRFADPAWTDNPWFFGVLQGYLASARLAQELVGAAEMDERWRDKADLAVQLLVDALAPTNFLATNPAALKRAFDTGGRSLVRGLGHFLDDLATNQGRPRQVDTSPFELGVNLAATKGKVVFRNRLMELIQYAPTTRTTYETPLLASPPWINKYYVMDLAPGRSFVQWAVDHGHTVFAISYRNPDASMRDVKLDDYLLEGPRFALDVIGDITGAPQVNIVGLCLGGTLTTMLLAYLEATGDQRVRSATLLNTLVDFSEPGVLGAFTDQASVERLERKMARRGYLEGREMATTFDLLRANDLLWNYVVSNWLLGDDPPAFDILAWNADSTRMPAAMHSFYLRTCYMENQLARNQMELAGVRLDLDAITADLYLVGAQTDHITPWTSSYKTTQLVKGNTRFVLSSSGHIAGIVNPPSPKARYWTGDPTPPDPDAWLASAREQQGSWWQDWADWAKRQGGQRKKPPPMGSDAHPSMADAPGAYVRER
- a CDS encoding branched-chain amino acid ABC transporter permease, whose product is MSTPESRQAPVSLAEGPRPSPAAGSTPLGERLAWPLRAATVALLVAAPFLLGDFRLLLLGDILVYGLLAASLDLLVGYTGLPSLGHAAFFGVGGYVAALVAKTTVNGPVQLAVAVAAAALVALGTGWLAVRTRGVYLLMLTLAFAQLLYSLALTWTPVTGGANGLPVPRVSLWPGDDGSLLASDQALYWYVLAGFLLGYLVLRLVVGSPFGRALAGMRENEARMRSLGYSVVGCKLAAFCIAGAVGGLAGALFVQHQLFISPSNISFELSAVSLVVVVIGGVRTLYGPVLGAAVFVLVREELSSVLADHWQLGLGALFILVVYLLPGGVAGLGRRLEGWRPSGRPATGPDP